In Candidatus Marinimicrobia bacterium CG08_land_8_20_14_0_20_45_22, the following proteins share a genomic window:
- a CDS encoding HD family phosphohydrolase translates to MELKIIIGPKRVKNLKAWFSSYVKTFKFGDKELRQNVILKEEHTKRVCNEILRIGEQIELNQDEMCLAEIMALLHDVGRFEQYAHYRTFHDRKSEDHAILGINILNRYGILNGFEEATKDLILRVIGYHNRATLPSSEPEPGMLFTKLLRDADKLDIWKVVTDYYHRGNGQRNGALELDLPNTPGISTEVYRDLINQGVVDVNTIRNLNDFKLLQIGWVFDINFEPSLRSVRSRRYLEMILETLPESDEIHGIYNVTQKYIDHRLNGMREKQL, encoded by the coding sequence ATAGAATTGAAGATAATAATTGGCCCAAAAAGGGTGAAAAATCTGAAGGCATGGTTTTCCAGTTATGTTAAGACCTTTAAGTTTGGCGATAAAGAATTACGGCAAAATGTCATTCTTAAAGAAGAACACACGAAGCGAGTATGTAACGAAATTTTAAGAATCGGCGAGCAGATTGAATTGAATCAAGATGAAATGTGTTTAGCTGAAATCATGGCTCTTCTGCATGATGTGGGGCGCTTTGAACAATATGCTCACTATCGAACTTTTCATGACCGAAAATCCGAAGATCATGCCATCTTAGGGATAAATATTTTGAACCGATATGGAATCCTGAACGGATTCGAGGAAGCAACGAAAGATCTGATTCTCCGGGTAATCGGATACCATAATCGGGCTACGCTTCCCTCAAGCGAACCGGAGCCCGGAATGCTTTTTACGAAACTACTGAGAGATGCGGATAAACTGGATATTTGGAAAGTTGTAACCGATTACTATCATCGGGGGAATGGCCAACGCAATGGTGCGCTGGAACTTGATTTACCCAATACTCCCGGAATTTCAACCGAAGTTTATCGGGATTTAATCAATCAAGGTGTTGTGGATGTGAATACTATCAGGAATCTGAATGACTTTAAACTGCTTCAGATTGGCTGGGTTTTCGATATTAATTTCGAGCCAAGTTTGCGTTCCGTCAGATCGAGGCGCTATCTGGAGATGATTCTGGAAACTTTGCCGGAATCGGACGAAATTCACGGAATATATAACGTGACTCAGAAATACATCGATCACCGGTTAAATGGAATGAGAGAGAAGCAATTATAA
- a CDS encoding alcohol dehydrogenase: MKAWVLEKQAPIETKPLILRDFPDPHPNGHGIRIKNIACGVCRTDIHVAEGDLTLKKSPLVLGHEIVGIVDEIGENVTSFKIGDRAGIGWLNGNCGRCKFCLSGRENLCPDAHFTGWDKDGGFSEFSVIAADFAFHLGNKQSFVDMAPLMCPGIAGYRAFRLADLHPGDKLGLYGFGPTATYVLQVAKYKNIKVYVITRSEKNRKLAKQIGADWVGGYGDKIPEKLDGGIIFPPAGDLVTHALSQLDSGGKLVLAPVTMTPIKINDYNLIWQERSIISLAHITKRDGVEFLDIAERADLKTSIEVFPFDAVPEVLIRVKHGEVRGNAVIQIAENV, from the coding sequence ATGAAGGCATGGGTTCTTGAAAAACAGGCGCCGATTGAGACAAAACCACTCATTTTAAGAGATTTTCCCGATCCGCATCCAAATGGACACGGAATCAGAATAAAAAATATAGCGTGTGGTGTTTGCCGCACCGATATTCATGTCGCTGAGGGTGACTTAACGCTGAAGAAGTCACCGCTTGTCTTGGGTCATGAAATCGTCGGTATCGTGGATGAAATAGGCGAAAATGTCACCAGTTTCAAAATTGGAGATCGAGCAGGAATTGGTTGGCTTAATGGTAATTGTGGGCGATGTAAATTTTGCTTATCGGGGAGAGAAAATTTGTGCCCCGATGCGCATTTCACGGGTTGGGATAAAGATGGAGGATTTTCCGAATTCAGCGTTATCGCGGCCGATTTTGCTTTTCATTTGGGGAATAAACAGTCTTTTGTCGATATGGCGCCGCTAATGTGTCCGGGAATTGCTGGCTATCGTGCATTCCGGCTGGCGGATCTGCATCCCGGCGATAAATTAGGACTTTATGGCTTTGGACCGACTGCCACTTATGTATTGCAGGTTGCTAAGTATAAGAATATTAAAGTATATGTGATTACTCGTAGTGAAAAAAATCGAAAATTGGCGAAGCAAATAGGTGCTGATTGGGTTGGTGGATATGGTGATAAAATTCCGGAAAAGTTGGATGGCGGGATCATCTTTCCTCCGGCTGGCGATTTAGTTACCCACGCTTTGTCGCAATTGGATAGTGGTGGTAAGCTTGTTTTAGCCCCGGTTACTATGACGCCAATTAAAATTAATGACTATAATCTCATTTGGCAGGAGCGCTCCATCATCAGTTTGGCTCATATTACTAAAAGAGATGGCGTGGAATTTTTGGATATTGCTGAGCGCGCTGATCTCAAAACTTCAATTGAGGTTTTTCCCTTTGATGCTGTGCCGGAAGTATTAATTCGGGTCAAACATGGAGAAGTTAGAGGCAATGCCGTGATACAGATTGCTGAAAATGTATAG
- a CDS encoding (4Fe-4S)-binding protein has product MKEIVVISGKGGTGKTSLTASFAMLGARDVVVADCDVDAADMHLLLKPDFKSAESFYSGVIAKIDQDLCIKCNKCAEVCRFDAIPIIDGNFVVQPLDCEGCGYCARVCPTDAIAMEEQNVGDLYISTIKTGSTMVHAKLGIGTENSGKLVAKVKNEAKRIAKEQNKEMVIVDGSPGIGCPVVSSLSGASFVVLVTEATVSGLHDLQRVYQLVEKFGIRAGCIINKADLNADVAQQIREFIQLSGIVLIAELPYDESFTAAMTQGQTIIEFGDGELQKIIQQSWGKIKEIVNN; this is encoded by the coding sequence ATGAAAGAAATCGTCGTTATTTCCGGTAAGGGTGGTACAGGCAAGACATCATTGACGGCATCTTTTGCAATGCTGGGCGCTCGTGACGTGGTGGTGGCTGACTGCGACGTGGACGCGGCAGATATGCATCTGTTGCTAAAACCGGATTTCAAATCTGCTGAGAGTTTTTATAGTGGCGTCATTGCCAAAATCGATCAGGATCTGTGCATAAAGTGTAATAAATGTGCCGAGGTTTGCCGCTTTGATGCCATTCCGATTATTGACGGAAATTTTGTCGTTCAACCGTTGGATTGCGAAGGTTGCGGTTATTGCGCTCGTGTGTGTCCGACCGATGCTATTGCAATGGAAGAACAAAATGTTGGTGATTTGTATATTTCGACCATTAAAACCGGCAGTACAATGGTTCATGCAAAACTTGGAATCGGTACGGAGAACTCCGGCAAATTAGTCGCTAAGGTGAAAAATGAAGCCAAACGCATTGCCAAAGAACAGAATAAAGAAATGGTAATCGTGGATGGTTCGCCGGGTATTGGTTGTCCGGTGGTTTCCTCTTTGTCGGGTGCAAGTTTTGTGGTATTGGTAACAGAGGCGACGGTTTCCGGCTTGCATGATCTGCAACGAGTTTACCAATTAGTGGAAAAGTTCGGCATCCGCGCCGGTTGTATTATCAATAAAGCCGATCTCAACGCCGATGTCGCACAGCAGATTCGGGAATTTATTCAACTGAGTGGAATTGTACTCATTGCGGAATTGCCCTATGATGAAAGTTTTACCGCCGCTATGACGCAGGGGCAAACCATTATTGAGTTTGGCGATGGAGAATTGCAAAAAATTATCCAGCAAAGCTGGGGGAAAATTAAAGAGATAGTAAACAATTAA
- the def gene encoding peptide deformylase yields MRKKYVLRIYPDAVLRGKSRVVSNMNGQIHDLIMAMKDIMYKNEGIGLAAPQVGILKRIIIADIGEGLLALANPVITTSTGYDNLIEGCLSLPDIGVDVRRNQMIALTGVNPEGEEVKMELSGLLARVVQHEVDHLNGVLIIDYQEKGNKDYPYI; encoded by the coding sequence ATGAGGAAGAAATACGTACTAAGAATTTACCCGGATGCCGTTCTTAGAGGTAAATCCCGTGTGGTTTCGAATATGAATGGCCAAATTCACGATCTCATCATGGCAATGAAAGACATTATGTACAAAAATGAGGGAATTGGCTTGGCGGCACCCCAGGTAGGAATACTCAAACGTATCATTATCGCTGATATTGGTGAAGGATTACTTGCGCTGGCGAATCCAGTCATTACGACTAGCACGGGGTATGATAATTTGATCGAAGGGTGTTTGAGCCTCCCAGATATTGGAGTGGATGTCCGTCGCAATCAGATGATTGCTTTGACTGGCGTGAACCCTGAGGGCGAAGAAGTAAAAATGGAATTGAGCGGACTTTTAGCGAGAGTTGTTCAGCACGAAGTTGACCACTTGAACGGCGTTTTGATTATTGATTATCAGGAAAAAGGAAATAAAGACTATCCATATATCTAA
- a CDS encoding dinitrogenase iron-molybdenum cofactor biosynthesis protein, whose amino-acid sequence MRIVFTSKGTEWESGIDSRFGRTDYFFVFDEDTKEVSTFDNRAIAETAHGAGPQTAQQLFELNPDVLITGNGPGGNAARVLTQSNIKVYIGASEMTLKDAYEAYKRNELKGL is encoded by the coding sequence ATGAGGATTGTATTTACGAGCAAAGGTACAGAATGGGAATCAGGAATCGATTCGCGCTTTGGTCGAACTGATTATTTTTTCGTTTTTGATGAGGATACAAAGGAAGTCTCGACTTTCGATAATCGGGCGATCGCGGAAACCGCTCACGGCGCCGGTCCACAGACAGCCCAACAACTATTTGAGCTGAATCCCGATGTATTAATTACCGGTAATGGTCCCGGCGGAAATGCGGCGCGAGTTCTTACTCAAAGCAATATTAAGGTCTATATCGGCGCCAGTGAAATGACCTTGAAAGATGCTTATGAAGCCTATAAGAGGAATGAATTGAAGGGACTCTAA
- a CDS encoding uracil-DNA glycosylase produces MQKSEVSINRSKQKLLDSLNQWIRSCTKCRLSDTRAHVLVGEGNPNARFMLIALSPGEKENLENKMFVGPSGQVLDMLFKTIGIERNSVYMTNLIKCLLPKNRRPKMDEIEFCTPYLDEEISIISPEIIVPLGYYATRSIFAKYSIDVPDSRREFSDLYGKFIFQEKQKFLPLPHPASLLYDPSFKNQTIEQNKKLQVLSRDCKWYPVCPIRAFYEQGQIDQEWVQRYCKGDWESCVRYKMEESGIYHPDWMLPDGSIDEKLKGSK; encoded by the coding sequence ATGCAAAAATCAGAGGTTTCAATAAACAGAAGTAAGCAAAAATTACTTGATAGCCTCAATCAATGGATCAGATCTTGCACAAAATGCCGGCTTTCAGATACGCGGGCGCACGTCCTCGTCGGTGAGGGGAATCCGAATGCGCGTTTTATGTTGATTGCGCTCTCACCCGGCGAAAAGGAAAACTTAGAAAATAAAATGTTTGTCGGCCCTTCCGGACAGGTGTTGGATATGCTGTTTAAGACGATCGGAATCGAAAGAAATTCGGTATATATGACTAATCTGATTAAGTGCCTGTTGCCTAAAAACCGTCGTCCTAAAATGGATGAGATAGAATTTTGTACACCTTATCTGGATGAAGAAATATCAATTATTTCTCCTGAAATCATTGTACCTTTGGGCTACTATGCGACGCGTAGCATTTTTGCGAAATATTCTATCGATGTCCCAGACTCGCGAAGAGAATTTAGCGATCTATATGGGAAATTTATTTTTCAGGAGAAGCAAAAATTTTTACCGTTACCTCATCCGGCTTCTTTACTTTACGATCCCTCTTTCAAAAATCAAACTATCGAACAAAACAAAAAACTACAAGTTCTTTCACGGGATTGTAAATGGTATCCGGTTTGTCCAATAAGAGCGTTTTATGAGCAGGGGCAAATAGATCAGGAGTGGGTTCAGAGATACTGTAAAGGCGATTGGGAAAGTTGTGTCCGCTATAAAATGGAAGAAAGTGGAATCTATCATCCGGATTGGATGCTTCCCGATGGAAGTATAGACGAGAAGTTGAAAGGATCGAAATAG
- a CDS encoding bifunctional ADP-dependent NAD(P)H-hydrate dehydratase/NAD(P)H-hydrate epimerase has protein sequence MKVSRVSEMRDLDRRATTEYGIAPEILMENAGQASYFTILKEFGVKDKNFVFFCGVGNNGGDGLVAARKIHSSGGKVTVFIVGDRSKFKGSAKQNFDIVDKFPIKIMDFKDINSAQEAVQNSDAIIDAIFGTGLDREVGMEYKDVINLINTSQKTVFSIDIPSGVHGDTGQIMGTAVKAHYTITFGLPKIGNLLYPGFELCGKLYVTHISFPSNFQDSDQLKIATNDPKPISPRDKDSHKGDYGKVLFIAGSSNYLGAPYFAALSFLRAGGGLSFLATPENISAFIGNKGSEIVFVPQKSTSSGSISIENKQNILQFSENVDMVVIGPGLSLNEETQTLVRELSAEINKPLLIDGDGITAIANDLDIIKKRKLPTVLTPHLGEMVRITRQKSDDIKKNKIDILQSTAHELNAIIVLKGAHSLIGYPDKRVLINLSGNPGMATAGSGDVLTGTIAAMFGLGFSINDAVGMGVFMHGFAGDLAAKDRGEDGLIASDIMDHLPASMRMYREDYHSIVENYYYSIQVV, from the coding sequence ATGAAAGTCAGTCGTGTGAGTGAAATGAGAGATCTGGATCGACGGGCAACTACAGAATATGGAATTGCCCCGGAAATTCTTATGGAGAATGCTGGTCAGGCTTCATATTTCACTATTTTGAAAGAGTTTGGGGTTAAGGATAAAAATTTTGTATTTTTCTGCGGAGTTGGAAATAATGGGGGTGACGGACTCGTAGCGGCGAGAAAAATTCATTCCAGCGGCGGTAAGGTTACTGTTTTCATCGTGGGCGATCGCTCTAAATTCAAAGGCTCTGCAAAACAGAATTTTGATATTGTGGATAAGTTTCCAATTAAGATAATGGATTTTAAAGATATCAATTCGGCACAGGAGGCTGTCCAAAACAGCGACGCCATTATTGATGCCATTTTCGGTACGGGTCTTGATCGGGAAGTCGGCATGGAATATAAAGATGTTATAAATTTGATTAACACAAGTCAGAAGACTGTATTCAGTATAGATATTCCTTCGGGTGTTCACGGAGATACTGGTCAGATCATGGGCACAGCGGTAAAAGCTCATTATACAATCACGTTTGGTCTGCCCAAAATAGGCAACCTGCTTTATCCCGGTTTTGAACTATGTGGTAAACTGTATGTCACACATATTTCTTTTCCTTCTAATTTTCAGGATTCTGATCAATTAAAAATAGCGACGAATGATCCTAAGCCCATTTCCCCAAGAGATAAAGATTCTCATAAAGGTGACTATGGGAAAGTATTGTTCATTGCGGGGTCGTCCAATTATCTGGGCGCGCCCTACTTTGCCGCCTTGTCATTTCTAAGGGCTGGTGGCGGACTTTCGTTTTTAGCAACGCCGGAGAATATTTCCGCTTTCATCGGGAATAAGGGAAGTGAAATTGTCTTTGTACCGCAAAAAAGCACGTCATCGGGAAGTATTAGCATAGAAAACAAGCAGAATATTTTACAATTTTCTGAAAACGTCGATATGGTTGTCATTGGACCCGGATTATCTTTAAACGAAGAAACCCAAACGTTAGTCAGGGAATTAAGCGCTGAAATCAATAAACCTTTGCTCATTGATGGTGATGGAATAACAGCTATTGCTAATGATTTAGATATCATCAAGAAACGCAAGTTGCCAACAGTTTTAACGCCTCATTTAGGTGAGATGGTGCGAATTACGAGGCAAAAGAGTGACGATATTAAAAAAAACAAAATCGACATTCTGCAAAGCACAGCCCATGAACTCAACGCTATCATTGTTTTGAAAGGGGCGCATTCATTGATCGGTTACCCGGATAAGCGCGTATTGATCAATCTGAGCGGTAATCCCGGCATGGCTACAGCCGGCAGTGGCGATGTTTTGACCGGAACCATTGCGGCAATGTTCGGGCTCGGATTTTCGATTAACGATGCTGTAGGTATGGGTGTTTTCATGCATGGTTTTGCCGGCGACCTTGCGGCAAAAGATAGAGGAGAAGATGGCCTGATTGCCAGCGATATCATGGATCATCTGCCTGCTTCTATGAGAATGTATAGAGAAGATTATCATTCGATTGTAGAAAATTATTATTATAGCATTCAGGTAGTGTAG
- a CDS encoding 4Fe-4S ferredoxin: protein MALMINEDCISCSACEAECPNKAISAGDTIYVIDPNLCTECVGFYDKPQCVEVCPVEAIIPNPDYRESKADLLEKKKRIYGE, encoded by the coding sequence ATGGCTTTAATGATTAATGAAGATTGTATTTCCTGTTCTGCATGTGAGGCTGAATGCCCGAATAAGGCAATTTCTGCGGGTGACACTATTTATGTCATCGATCCCAATCTGTGCACTGAATGTGTGGGTTTTTACGATAAGCCCCAATGTGTGGAAGTCTGCCCGGTAGAGGCGATCATTCCGAATCCGGATTATCGAGAGAGTAAAGCCGATTTGCTGGAAAAGAAAAAGAGGATTTACGGAGAGTAA
- a CDS encoding ATPase produces the protein MKIAIASGKGGTGKTTLSTNLAAFVAENEPVVLTDLDVEEPNSGLFIHGELKHLENKYKMVPEWKSDTCTFCGICKDVCNYHAIVQLPDQIMIFPQLCHSCYACSELCPVGALPMVPEKMGELREYFVGKLTFIESKLDIGQEQAVPLITQTLRYVEEKYPDVSLKIYDSPPGTSCPVIAATKEADLVILITEPTPFGLHDLKLAVETMRKLEKAFVIVINRYGIGNDDVIDYCKSENIRIIAKIPNSKAIAELYSRGNLLYNVVPAFRRELDNIVAYINNLNRRTAL, from the coding sequence GTGAAAATTGCCATTGCCAGCGGAAAAGGCGGAACGGGGAAAACTACATTGTCGACCAATCTGGCCGCCTTTGTGGCAGAAAATGAACCAGTTGTTTTAACCGATCTCGATGTGGAAGAGCCTAACTCGGGGCTGTTTATTCATGGTGAATTAAAGCATCTGGAAAACAAGTATAAAATGGTACCGGAGTGGAAATCCGATACCTGTACGTTTTGCGGAATATGCAAGGACGTGTGTAATTATCATGCGATTGTGCAGTTGCCGGATCAGATTATGATTTTTCCGCAACTCTGCCATAGCTGCTATGCCTGTTCAGAATTGTGTCCGGTGGGTGCATTGCCCATGGTTCCAGAAAAGATGGGCGAACTCCGGGAATACTTTGTTGGGAAGCTGACTTTTATCGAAAGTAAACTGGATATCGGGCAGGAGCAGGCTGTACCTTTAATCACGCAAACCTTACGCTATGTAGAAGAAAAATACCCTGATGTCAGTTTAAAAATTTACGATTCCCCGCCGGGTACTTCCTGTCCGGTAATCGCCGCCACGAAAGAAGCCGACTTGGTCATTCTGATTACTGAACCGACGCCTTTCGGGTTGCATGATTTGAAATTGGCTGTGGAAACGATGCGGAAGTTAGAGAAGGCGTTTGTAATAGTGATCAATCGTTATGGGATCGGTAATGATGACGTCATCGATTATTGCAAATCAGAAAATATCCGGATCATCGCGAAAATTCCAAATAGCAAAGCCATCGCTGAATTATACTCTCGAGGGAACTTGCTCTATAATGTTGTGCCGGCGTTTCGGCGGGAACTGGATAATATTGTCGCTTACATCAATAATCTGAACCGGAGGACAGCGTTATGA
- the amrS gene encoding AmmeMemoRadiSam system radical SAM enzyme, whose protein sequence is MKEALLYQKLAGNQVRCDLCAHRCVINAGKKGLCRVRVNHNGTLYTEVYGRTITQHIDPIEKKPLYHFYPGSKAYSIATPGCNFHCKFCQNWDISQIVDEEILKAGQESTPEQIVLSARQSGCKNIAYTYSEPTIFFEYSYDTARLAHESGIKNVYVTNGYMTTEMLEMIGPYLDGVNIDLKAFRDETYRRIIGARLQPVLDSLKQTKKLGIWLEVTSLIISGINDDWEEIRDMANFVANELGRDVPWHISRFFPAYKMKNVPVTPKQTLFKAREIGLEAGLNYVYIGNLEDHDGLDTKCPKCGRVLIERSYFGVKKNYIQENRCPNCGLEISGMGL, encoded by the coding sequence ATGAAAGAGGCTCTGTTATATCAAAAACTTGCGGGAAATCAGGTACGGTGTGACCTGTGCGCGCACCGTTGTGTAATCAATGCCGGCAAAAAAGGCTTATGTAGAGTAAGAGTAAACCACAACGGAACACTCTACACAGAAGTCTATGGGCGCACCATTACTCAACATATTGATCCGATCGAAAAAAAACCTTTATATCACTTCTATCCCGGCTCAAAAGCCTATTCTATAGCGACTCCCGGTTGTAATTTCCATTGCAAATTTTGCCAGAATTGGGATATTTCACAAATTGTCGATGAAGAAATACTGAAAGCCGGTCAGGAATCTACGCCGGAGCAAATTGTATTAAGCGCCAGACAGTCAGGCTGTAAGAACATCGCTTATACTTACTCCGAACCAACGATTTTCTTCGAATATAGCTACGATACAGCCCGATTGGCGCATGAATCCGGAATTAAGAATGTTTATGTGACCAATGGCTATATGACAACTGAAATGCTGGAAATGATCGGTCCCTATCTGGATGGAGTGAACATTGACTTAAAGGCTTTTCGGGATGAGACCTATCGCCGTATCATTGGGGCGCGTCTGCAACCGGTTCTGGATAGTTTGAAGCAAACAAAAAAGTTAGGGATTTGGCTTGAAGTTACTAGTTTGATCATCTCTGGAATAAATGATGATTGGGAAGAAATTCGGGATATGGCAAATTTTGTGGCGAATGAATTAGGACGAGACGTTCCATGGCACATCAGCCGATTTTTCCCGGCTTACAAAATGAAAAATGTGCCGGTAACGCCTAAACAGACCTTGTTTAAGGCAAGAGAAATCGGCCTTGAAGCGGGTTTAAATTATGTTTATATAGGTAATTTAGAAGATCATGATGGCTTGGATACAAAATGTCCAAAATGTGGTCGCGTGTTGATTGAGCGTTCATATTTTGGAGTGAAGAAAAACTACATTCAAGAGAATCGTTGCCCAAATTGCGGGTTAGAGATATCTGGAATGGGACTGTAG
- the feoB gene encoding ferrous iron transport protein B — translation MSDNKRIVVGMAGNPNVGKSAIFNALTGGHQHVGNWPGKTIERAEGNFYRGDYEINLVDLPGTYSLAAQSLEEVVARDYIISGEPDVILNVIDATSLERNLNLTLQILELTDNVVIAVNLMDEVRRHGSEINVQELEKSLGVPVVPTIAIGSEGLIELVEAIISLATKRQTKPVVIDYGVIVQEYAQNLESDLTKLGISEHKHWLALRLLEDDPEIVEAFKDGNLAGFCPNEKTLNSLSGSLKAILLKATRLRESIRPDAKIEIIRRRYELAHDIFHRVVHVFRPIEQTFTERVDQIVTHRIWAWPIILMIIVVVLWITIKGANVPSDLLATGFGWLAEISRKFLVNQHAPWWLVGALVDGLIVGTGTVIAVMLPPMIIFFTAFNLMEDIGFIPRIAFIMDRLMRAVGSQGKHTLVALMSFGCNVTGVLTSRIIENPKDRIVAIVTSPLVICNGRFGAGLALIILFFGNHALPVTLVYLAISVVAMLLATWLLNLIFFRNEPGGFVMELPPYRTPKWGQVIWRTLVHQVGHTMSRAVMIAAPATFIIWLLGNLPAGVPFEQTAVGRLVSVLAPLGKPFGLTGEMLTALLFTLPAKEIVVSSLAMTYGLQTTLVDSEAILDYLAQNWSSLTAFSFITFFMFYFPCIVTVWATWKETRKLKWVAMSMIVPLVIATFLTFVIYQGGLLLGL, via the coding sequence ATGTCTGATAATAAGCGCATTGTTGTAGGAATGGCGGGGAATCCCAATGTAGGGAAAAGCGCTATTTTTAACGCACTTACGGGCGGTCATCAGCATGTAGGCAATTGGCCTGGAAAAACTATAGAGCGTGCTGAGGGGAATTTCTATCGGGGCGATTATGAAATTAATCTTGTTGACCTTCCCGGCACATATAGTTTAGCGGCACAATCGCTGGAAGAGGTGGTTGCCAGAGATTACATCATTTCTGGTGAGCCGGATGTGATCCTAAATGTCATCGATGCAACGAGCCTGGAGCGCAACCTAAATTTAACTTTGCAGATTCTTGAATTGACCGACAATGTCGTTATAGCAGTCAATTTGATGGATGAAGTTCGGCGTCATGGTTCTGAAATAAATGTGCAAGAATTGGAAAAATCGCTGGGCGTACCGGTTGTCCCAACCATTGCCATTGGAAGCGAGGGACTCATAGAATTAGTTGAAGCAATCATAAGTCTGGCCACAAAGCGGCAGACCAAGCCGGTAGTCATTGATTATGGTGTGATTGTTCAAGAATATGCACAAAACTTAGAGAGTGATCTGACTAAACTGGGAATTAGTGAGCATAAACATTGGTTGGCATTGCGCTTACTCGAGGATGATCCTGAAATTGTAGAGGCTTTCAAAGATGGAAATCTTGCGGGCTTTTGTCCTAACGAAAAAACGTTAAATTCATTGTCTGGTTCTCTTAAAGCAATTTTATTAAAGGCGACTCGCTTACGAGAATCCATTCGACCTGATGCTAAGATAGAAATTATTCGTCGGCGTTATGAACTTGCTCACGACATTTTTCACCGTGTTGTGCATGTTTTTCGGCCGATCGAACAAACATTTACGGAGCGAGTCGATCAAATAGTTACTCATAGAATTTGGGCTTGGCCTATTATTTTGATGATCATTGTCGTTGTCTTGTGGATAACCATTAAAGGAGCCAATGTACCTTCAGATCTTTTGGCGACAGGATTTGGGTGGTTGGCGGAAATAAGCCGCAAATTTTTAGTAAATCAACATGCTCCATGGTGGTTAGTAGGGGCGCTGGTGGATGGTCTGATTGTTGGTACCGGTACAGTTATCGCTGTTATGCTTCCTCCGATGATTATTTTTTTTACCGCCTTTAATTTGATGGAAGATATTGGTTTTATACCGCGCATCGCTTTTATAATGGATAGATTAATGCGTGCTGTTGGATCTCAGGGAAAACATACATTAGTAGCATTAATGAGTTTTGGTTGCAATGTAACGGGTGTTCTTACCAGTCGCATCATCGAAAATCCTAAAGATCGAATTGTTGCCATTGTTACAAGCCCTCTGGTTATTTGTAACGGTCGTTTTGGGGCGGGTCTGGCGTTGATTATTCTGTTCTTTGGTAACCACGCTCTTCCGGTCACTCTGGTTTATCTGGCGATCAGTGTTGTGGCCATGCTTCTGGCAACATGGTTGCTTAACTTAATATTTTTTAGAAACGAGCCTGGAGGTTTTGTCATGGAATTACCACCTTACAGAACCCCAAAATGGGGACAGGTAATATGGCGAACTCTGGTGCATCAAGTAGGTCATACAATGAGTCGAGCCGTAATGATTGCGGCTCCGGCTACTTTTATCATTTGGTTGTTGGGGAATTTGCCAGCAGGAGTTCCTTTTGAGCAAACGGCTGTAGGGCGTTTAGTCTCGGTATTGGCTCCATTAGGGAAACCTTTCGGGCTGACCGGTGAGATGCTTACTGCGCTATTGTTCACATTGCCGGCTAAGGAAATTGTTGTTTCTTCTTTGGCAATGACATATGGATTACAGACTACATTGGTTGATTCTGAAGCAATTTTAGATTATCTGGCTCAAAACTGGTCGTCTTTGACAGCTTTTTCCTTTATCACATTTTTTATGTTCTATTTTCCCTGTATTGTAACCGTATGGGCGACTTGGAAGGAAACCCGTAAACTAAAATGGGTGGCAATGAGCATGATAGTACCGCTGGTGATTGCTACCTTTTTAACATTTGTTATTTATCAGGGTGGCTTACTCTTAGGATTGTAA